The Mesorhizobium sp. INR15 region CTCGACCAGGGCAGTGACGCCAAGCAGGTCCGACAGCAATACCCACTCCTGCCGTTTTTCGTCGCTGGCATGGCCGACTTCGGTCAGGAATGCGATCGCCTCGCGCCATTCCGACGCGGTCGGCCGGGTCTCCCTGACAATCTGGTGGAGATGGTCGACAACCGTCGCCAGAAAGCGCGGCAATGGTCCGGCCCTGGCCTTGAGCAGGCGCTGGGCGACCATCTCGGCGGAGTTGGTCTCGTTGAACGACGGAATGCCTGGATGTGACATGCGCCTCCCCGGTTCCATCTCACGAAGAGAGACTAGCGCAGCCCAGGCACAAAGATGATGATTTCTGGCTGGTTTAATATACCATATTGGTATGAAGCTCGATGAAAGGCATCTGATCCAGCTGGCGGCCGTGGTGCAGGGCGGGGGCGTCACCGAGGGTGCCGCGCTCGTCGGGCTGTCGCAGCCCGCTGTCTCGCGCACGCTGTCGATGCTGGAGAAGCGGCTGGGTGAGCCGCTGTTCCTCAAAGGCCGGCGGCCGTTGCAGCCGACGCCGCTCGGCCGGGCGCTGGCCGACCATGGCCAGATCATGCTGGCGGCATCACGCAAGGCGTCCGACATCGTCGCCAATTTCAGCCAGGGACGCTCCGGCGTGGTGCGGGTCGGCGGCACGCCGTTCTTCATGGATGCGCTGATCTCCGGCATGATCGCTGATTTCCAGAATGCCTATCCGGACGTGCGCGTCGACCAGAGCTACGGATACCTGCCGGACCTGCGCGCCGCCATCAACGCCGACCGCATCGACCTCGCCGTCTGCCCGATCGACATTCTGGAGGAGGGATCCGGCATGGAGTTCCGCGAGATCCTGCCCGGGCGCAATGTCGTTGCCTGCCGCGCCACGCATCCCTTGCTGCTGCGGCGCAGGCTGAAGACGGTCGATCTGCTCGACTATCCCTGGATCGCGCCGCCGCCGGGCAGCCCGCTGCTGGAGGATCTGCGCAGCCTGCTGTTGTCGCTTGGCGCGACGGAGATCAAGATCCGCTACTCCGGCGGATCGCTGACCAGCGCCATCAACTACATGAAGCAGACCGATGCGCTGACCGTGCTGCCGCACAGCGTGGTCTTTGCCTTCCGCAATGACAAGTCGATCACCGCACTGCCGGTGGCGATCCCGCATCCCGAGCGGGCACTCGGCCTGCTCAGGCTTGCCGAGACGCCGCGTGCGCCGGCTGTCGATGCTTTCGCCAAGCACATCCGGCTCGGCTTCGACAATCTCAAGCATCTGATCAAGCGGCACGAGCAGGCGGTGGTCTGGGGCGCCTAGGGTTTGACATCCAGGTGATGCCGGGATGAGGGGTTTGAACGAAAACGCTTCTGCTTTTGGGAAATTTCACGCTTTCCCAGGTCGAATTCGTATCGACTAGCGCCTTTTGACCGAAATTTGGATGCCGGGCGTCGCATATTGACGCGACAATCGAAGCGGCGCGGGTTCCGATACGCATGCTGCAAGAAGCAGATGAGCATGCTTCAGGAACGCCGAAAATCGATGGTGGACACCAGGCCTTTCAAGGTTCTGATCGGGGAACGCAACCCGCTGGTTATCGCTGGCCTGTGCGATCTGCTCGAGCGCGACAAGCGCTTTATCCCGACCGAATCCGTGCGCACCGGCAGCGCCTTTCTGGCGGCTGCGGAGACGGCGTCCTTCGATGTCGCGATCCTGGCCTGGAAACTGTCCGACATGGATGGCGGCGATGTCTTCATCGAGTTGCAGCGGCGGCAAGCCAATCCGCGCGTCGTCATCTTCTCCAGCGAGCACGACGTCGCCATTCTCAAGCAATGTATCCGGCTCGGCGTCCCGGGCTTCTGCTACCAGTTCGATGACCCGTGCATCCTGCTCGACACAGTTCTGGCGGTCGCGCATGGCCGCATCTGTATTCCCTATATCGACGTCACCAAGGTCAACGACACGCCGCTTTCAGCGCTGACAACGCGGGAGCGTGAATTGCTCGGCGTGCTCGCCGACGGCTGGACGAACCTGCAGATCGCGGCCCGCACCGGCATTTCCGAAAACACCGTCAAATATCACCTGAAGAACCTCTACGAGAAGCTCGACGTGCGCAACCGCGCCATGGCTGTCGCGCTCTACGCCAACGAGAAGCGGCGCCGTCCCTCCCTGTCCTGATTGCCGAGAACTGGAGCCGCTCAAGCGCGCCCGGCGGTACAGATGCGCCTACCCCAGGGTAGGAATGTCCTATCCTCCCGGTCCGTTGTCCCACCCTTGCGGGCACACCCTACCCACCTCCCGAACAGCCGGTTTCTATCCGGGCAGGTGTTGCGGCAAGGACTGGCAGATTTGAAAATCCCACCATCGCGGCGACTGGGATTTTCGCCCGGACACATCGCAAAATCGGGAGAACTTCATGGCCGGCTTCACGCATCTGTTCATTCCAGGACCGACCAACATTCCCGAGCAGGTCCGCCAAGCGATGAACCTGCCGATGGAGGACATGCGCGCCGGCAGCTTTCCGCAGTTCACCCTGCCGTTGTTCGAGGACATCAAAAAAGTCTTCATGAACGAGACTGGCCGCGTCTTCATCTTCCCGTCGTCGGGCACCGGCGCCTGGGAATCGGCGATGACCAATGTGCTCAGCCCCGGCGACCGGGTGCTCATGTCCCGCTTCGGCCAGTTCTCGCACCTATGGGTCGACATGGCCGAGCGCCTCGGCCTCGATGTCGATGCCATCGACTGCGAGTGGGGAACCGGCGTTCCGCTCGACCTTTACGCCGAAAAACTGCAGGCCGACAAAGCCCACCGCATCAAGGCAATCTTCTGCACCCAGAACGAAACCGCGACCGGCGTCACCAGCGATGTCGCCGGCTGCCGCGCGGCACTTGATGCGGCGAACCATCCGGCACTGCTGTTCGTCGACGGCGTCTCGTCGATCGGCTCGATCGATTTCCGCCAGGAAGAGTGGGGCGTCGACTGCGCCGTCAGCGGCTCGCAGAAGGGTTTCATGCTGCCCGCCGGGCTGGGCTTCCTGTCGGTCAGCAAGAAGGCGCTCGCCGCCGCAAAGACCGCGACCGGGCGGCGCTGCTTCTTCTCCTTCGAGGACATGATCAAGACCAATGACACCGGCTATTTCCCCTACACGCCGGCGACCCAGCTGTTGCGCGGCTTGCGCGCCTCGCTCGACCTGATCGCCGAAGAAGGGCTCGAAGCCATCTTTGCCAGGCACCACCATCTTGCCGAAGGCGTGCGCAAGGCGGTTGGCGCCTGGGGTCTCAAGCTCTGCGCCAAGGAAGCGAAATGGCACTCCGATACGGTCAGCGCCATCCTGGTGCCGGAAGGCATCGACAGCGGTGACGTGGTCAAGCGCGCCTACCAGAAGTACCAGACCTCGCTTGGCGGCGGCCTCAACAAGGTGGCCGGCAAGGTCTTCCGCATCGGCCATCTCGGCTGGTTGAACGAGGTGATGGTGCTGGGGTCGCTCTCCGCCGCCGAAATGACGCTGCTCGATTGCGGCGTCAAGCTGGCGCCGGGTTCGGGCGTCGGTGCCGCGATCGAGCATTTCCGCGGACCGCAGCAGCCCGCCATCGCCAAAGCCGCCTGACCCGGGAGACACGAACATGAGCCACACGATCAACCATCTGAGGAAGCTGCGGCTGCAGCGCAGCGAGCTCGCCGTTCCCGGATCGAGCCCGGAAATGATCGACAAGGCGGCCAACAGCGCCGCCGACTTCGTCTTCCTCGATATCGAGGACGCCGTCGCGCCGCCGGACAAGGAGCGGGCGCGCAAGAACATCATCCAGGCACTGAACGACATCGACTGGCGCGCCAAGGGCAAGACCGTCTCAGTGCGCATCAACGGCCTCGATACACACTACATGTATCGCGACGTTGTCGACGTGATGGAGCAGGCCGGCGACCGGCTGGACACCATCCTGGTGCCGAAGGTCGGCGTGCCCGCCGATCTCTACATGGTCGAAGCCATGGTCAGCCAGATCGAGACGGCCAAGGGGTTCAAGACCCGGGTCGGCCTGGAGGCATTGATCGAGACGGCGCTCGGCATGGCCAATGTCGAGGCCATCGCCGCTTTCCCGGGCCGGCTCGAAGCCATGCATTTCGGCGTCGCCGACTATGCCGCCAGTTGCAAGGCGCGGACCGTCAGCATCGGCGGCCTCAACCCGGATTATCCCGGCGACCAGTGGCATGCCGCGTTGTCGCGCATGACGGTCGCCTGCCGCGCCTATGGCTTGCGCGCCATCGATGGGCCGTTCGGCGATTTCTCCGATCCGGAGGGTTTCAGCGCCGCCGCCCGCCGCGCCGCCGCGCTTGGCATCGAGGGCAAGTGGGCCATCCATCCGTCACAGATCGCGCTCGCCAACGAGGTGTTCTCGCCGCCGGAAAAGGAGGTTGCCCGCGCTCGCCGCATCATCGAGATGCTCAAGGAAGCGGAAGAGCAAGGCAAGGGCGCCGCCGCCCTCGACGGCAAGATGATCGACGCCGCCTCCGAGCGTATGGCGCGCAATGTGCTGGTCGTGCACGACGCGATCGCCCAGGCCGCATCAGGCAGATAAGGGGCTCACCATGGACATCCACGAATATCAGGCCAAGGAACTTCTCTCACGCTACGCGGTGCATGTTCCGCGCGGCCGTCTGGCCTACAGCCCGGAACAGGCTGCCTATCGCGCCAGCGAGATCGGCGGCGAGAAATGGGTGGTCAAGGCGCAGATCCATTCCGGCGCCCGGGGCAAGGCCGGCGGCATCAAGCTCTGCGCAAGCGACGACGAGATTTCGGCCGCCGCCGAGGCAATGCTCGGCCGCAAGCTGGTCACACATCAGACCGGGCCGCGCGGCAAGCTGGTGTCGCGGCTCTATGTCGAGGAAGCCGTCGACATCGTCCAGGAGATTTATCTCGCCTTCGTGCTCGACCGCAAATCCGAACGGGTGATGATCGTCGCCTCCGGCTCGGGCGGCATGGAGATCGAGGAGATCGCCGAGAACGAACCGGATTCGATCATTCGCGCCACCGTCGATCCCGGTGCCGGAATGCAGGACTTCCAGGCCCGCGAAATTGCCTTCGGCCTCGGCCTGGAGAACTCGATGATCGGCAAGGCGACCGAGACGCTGCTCGGCTGCTACCGCGTGTTTCGTGACTACGACGCCTCGATGCTGGAGATCAACCCGCTGGTGGTGACGCGTGACGGCAACCTGGTGGCGCTGGACGCCAAGATGTCGTTTGACGAAAATGCGCTGTTTCGCCGCCCCGAGATTTCCGAATTGCGCGACAAGAGCCAGGAAGATCCGCGCGAAACGTTCGCCAGTGACCGCGGCCTCTCCTATGTCGGCCTCGATGGCAATATCGGCTGCATCATCAACGGCGCTGGGCTGGCCATGGCGACGATGGACATGATCAAGATCGCCGGTGGTGAGCCGGCGAATTTTCTCGATATCGGTGGCGGCGCTTCGCCGGAGCGGGTCGCCAAATCCTTCCGCGCGGTGCTCGGCGACAAGAAGGTGGAGGCCATCCTGGTCAACATATTCGCCGGCATCAACCGCTGCGACTGGGTGGCGGAAGGCGTCATCAAGGCGATCCGCGAGGTCGGCGTTCCGGTGCCGCTGGTGGTTAGGCTGGCCGGCACCAATGTCGAGGAAGGCAAGCGCATCCTGGCAGAGTCGGGCGAGGCGATCATCGTTGCCGACACGCTGGCCGAGGCCGCCGAGAAGACGGTCGCCGCCTGGCGCGCCGCCGCCGTGAAAAAAGCAAGCTGAGGGGCGAGAAAGATGGCTATTCTGCTCAACCGCGATACCCGCGTCATCGTCCAGGGTTTCACCGGCAAGATCGGCAGTTTCCATGCCGAGGACATGAAGCGCTACGGCACCAAGGTGGTTGGCGGCGTCACCCCCGGCAAGGGCGGCCAGACGCATCTCGGCCTGCCGGTGTTCAATACGGTCAAGGGCGCTGTCCGTGAAACCGGCGCCGACGCCAGCATCGTCTTCGTGCCGCCGCCCTTCGCCGCGGACTCGATCATGGAAGCCGCCGACGCCGGCATCAAGTTCTGCGTCTGCATCACCGACGGCATCCCGTCGCAGGACATGATGCGGGTCAAGCGCTACATGCGCCGCTACCGTTACGAGGACCGGCTGCGGCTGGTGGGGCCCAATTGTGCCGGCATCATCACGCCCGGCCAGGCGCTGATGGGCATCATGCCCGGCTCGATCTACCTGCCGGGGCGCGTCGGCATTGTCGGGCGTTCGGGAACGCTTGGCTATGAGGCGGCCTCGCAGATGAAGGCGCTCGGCATCGGCGTCTCGACCAGCGTCGGCATCGGCGGCGACCCGATCAACGGTTCGTCTTTCCGCGACATTCTCGAACTGTTCGAGAAGGATGATGGCACCGATGCCGTGGTGATGATCGGCGAGATCGGCGGGCCGCAGGAAGCGGAAGCCGCACTTTGGGCGCGCGACAACATGAAGAAGCCGCTGATCGCCTACATTGCCGGGCTTTCGGCGCCGAAAGGCAAGCGCATGGGGCATGCCGGCGCCATCATCTCGGCGTTCGGCGAGTCGGCGCAGGAGAAGGTCGAGATCCTGCGCGACGCCGGCGTGGTCATCGTGCCGACGCCGTCCTCTTTCGGCGAGGTGGTTGCCGGCGTCATGGCCGAACGCGCCAAGGCCGCGTGAAATTGCAGCCCAGAAGATCAACAGGAAATCCGATGAAGCCGCGCCTGATTGTCACCCGCAGATGGCCGTCCGCCGTCGAAGCTATCCTTGCCGAGCGCTTTGATACGACGCTCAACGACAGCGATACGCCGCTGAGCCCTGCCGCGATGACATCGGCGTTTTCGGATTTCGACGCGATCCTGGCGACAGTGAGCGACAGCTTGCCAGTTGCGGTGTTCCCCAATGGGGACGCCCGCACCCGGATCATCGCCAATTTCGGCGTCGGCTTCAGCCACATCGATGTCGCGGCGGCCCGCGACCGCGACATCGTGGTGACCAACACGCCCGGCGTGCTGACCGATTGCACCGCCGACCTCGCGCTCAGCCTGATACTGGCCGTCGCACGCCGGACCGGCGAAGGCGAGCGGCAGCTGCGGGCCGGCGAATGGCGCGGCTGGTCGCCGACCCATATGGCCGGCGCCAAGGTGTCGGGAAAGACCCTCGGTATTGTCGGAATGGGGCGGATCGGCAAGGCGACAGCGAGGCGCGCGCATTTCGGCTTCGGCATGAAGATCGTGTTCTTCAACCGGTCGCCGGTCGATGATGACGAGACGCGTGCCATGGGCGCGCTGCAGATGCCCGCTCTGGCGGATGTGCTGGCGGCATCGGATTTCGTGTCGCTGCACTGTCCCGGCGGCGCCGAGAACCGTCATCTCATCAATGCCCGCAGCCTGGGATTGATGAAAGGCAGCGCCTTCCTGATCAACACGGCACGCGGCGACGTTGTCGACCAGGATGCCCTGGTCGCCGCGCTCGAACGCCGCGAAATCGCCGGTGCTGGGCTCGATGTCTTTGCCGAGGAGCCGGCGGTTCCGGAGGCGCTGAAGCGGCTGGAGAATGTCGTGCTGTTGCCGCATCTCGGCAGCGCGACCGAGGAAACACGCGTGGCGATGGGCATGAAGGTGGTGGAGAACCTGACCGCCTTCTTCGAGGGCCGGCCGGTCCCCGACCGGGTCGCCTGAGACGAATCAGGAAAGCGCAAAGTTTTGGAACAGAGCAAGCGCATCAATTTTCGCGAAGACGAACGCAGCCTGCTGTTGCGTCTGCTGCTTCAGGTCGCCAGCCAGCGCGAACCCGTGATTGCTGGCGTCCTCACAGGCGGCAGGTCCCTTGTTTCCCTGGCGCCGGAGCAGCGCATCCCGGCGCTGCAGGCGAGCGGCGTCTGGTTCCAGCTCCTGGCGATAGCCGACGAGTTGCTTGCCATGCGGGCGCGCCGCGAGCTCGAACAGGGCGCCGGTGTCGGCGAGGTGCCGGGCTCCTTTGGCAGCGTGATCGCGCAGATGGCGGCGAGCGGCCATTCGGCCGAGGCGGTTCAGTCGGCCGTCGATGAGCTGTGCGTCGGGCCGACGATGACCGCGCATCCGACCGAGGCCAAACGCGTCACGGTGCTGGAGATCCACCGACGCATCTACCGCAAGCTGACGGAACTCGACCAGCCGCGCTGGGCGCCGCGTGAACGCGAATTGCTGGTCGCCGATCTCGAAAGCGAGATCGAGCTGCTGTGGATGACGGGCGAGCTGCGGCTGGAGCGCCCGACGGTCGAACGCGAGATCGCCTGGGGGCTGCATTTCTTCCGCGAGGTCATTTTCGAGGCGACGCCGCAGCTCTACGGCAAGCTCGAAGACGCCTTCGCGCGTCACTATCCAGGACAACGGATCAAGGTTCCGTCCTTCATGCGCTATGCCTCCTGGATCGGCGGCGACCGCGACGGCAATCCGAATGTGACCGCCACGGCCACCGCGCATCCCCTGGCGGAGTACCGCAACACCGCCATCGACTGGTATCTGGCGCAGGTGCAGCGGCTGGTGGCGGTGCTCAGCGCCAGCTCGAACGTCATCGATCTGCCGGTGAGCTTCAGGCCGGTGCTGAGAATGGCGCTTGAACGGAGCGGACAGGCGCACGAGATCGCGGCCCGCAATCCTGACGAGCCGCTTCGGCAGTTTGCGTCAGCCCTGTTTGCCCGGCTGCTGGCGACACGCGATAGCGGTCTGGCATCGTACCCCTCGGCAGATGCGTTTCGTGCCGACCTCAGCGCGCTTTCCTCCGTCCTTGAGGCGATTGGCGGGAATTCGGTAGCCAGGCGCTTCATCCAGCCGCTGTTGTGGCAGGTTGGAAGTTTCGGCTTCCGCACGGTCTCGCTCGACGTCAGGCAGAATTCCACCGTTATCAACCGGGTGCTGGCCGAGCTGTTCGCGCTGGCGGATCCCAGCGATCCAGTCGTCGCCAGCACGCCGCAATGGTCGGCGCGCATTCGCTCAGCATTGAGCCAGGGCGAGCGGCTCGAAATCGACCCGAACCGGTTGTCGCCCGAGGCAGTCGAACTGCTTTCGACATTCGCGGTCATTGGCGCGCACATCTCAACTTCGCATGTCGGTGCGGTCGGCTGTTTCGTGCTCTCCATGACCCGCTCTGCCGATGACCTGCTCGCGGTCTATCTGCTGGCGCAACATTCCGGACTTTCGACCGCGCCCGATGGCGGCGGTACGGTCAGGCTGCGGATCGTGCCGTTGTTCGAGACCATCGCCGATTTGCAGGCCGCTCCGGTCATCCTGAATGAGCTGCTCGGGGTGTCGCTGGTCAGGCAGACGGTGCGTGAGTTCGGCGCGCGCCAGGAGATCATGCTTGGCTATTCCGACAGCAACAAGGATGGCGGGTTCCTTGCCTCCAATTGGGAATTGGCCAAGGCACAGAAACGGCTCGCTGCCGTCGGGCGCAAGCACAAGGTCAGGATCAGTTTCTTTCATGGCCGCGGCGGCTCCGTTAGCCGTGGCGGCGCGCCGACTGGCCGAGCGATCGCGGCACAGCCGGAAGGCACCGTCGGCGGAACCATGCGCGTGACCGAACAGGGCGAGGTCGTGTCGTCGAAATTCGCCAATCGGGGCACAGGCCTCAACCAGCTTGAGGTTCTCGCGGCCGGCGTGCTTGCCCACAGCGTCGGATTGTCAGGCGGCACGGAGAAGAAGGAAACGCCGGAGTTCGACGAGGCGCTGGAAGCGCTGGCCGGCATGTCGCAAGCTTCCTATGCCGGGTTGATGGCCGAGCCTGGCTTCCTCGACTATTTCAACCAGGCGAGCCCGGTCGCCGAGCTGGCACTGCTGAAGATGGGCTCGCGGCCGGACCGTCGGTTCGGCGCCAGCGGTATATCAGACCTGCGCGCCATTCCCTGGGTGTTCGCCTGGAGCCAGAACCGCCATCTGCTGACCGGCTGGTACGGCATAGGCAGCGCGCTCAGTTCATTCGTCACGGTGCGCGGCGAGCCGGGACGCGCGCTTCTGGCCCGTATGTTCGAGCACTCGCGCTTTTTCCGCCTGATCGTCGACGAGGCCGAAAAGACACTCTATCAGTCCGACATGGGCATCGCGCGGCTCTATGCCGGCCTGGTCTCCGACGGCGATGCCTCCCAGCGCATCCATGCCCGAATCGCCGCCGAATACGAGTTGACGCGCGGGCTAATCGGCGACGTCACCGGAGGCGATCTTTCCGTGCGCTTTCCGATGTTCAAGCGGCGTTTCGACAGTCTGCGGCGGCAGATGGACGACATTCACCGGCTGCAGGTCGACCTGCTGCGCGAGGTCCGGGCAGAAACCGGTGCAGCGGATCGCAAGCGCGCGACCGACGCCTTGCTCGTCTCGATCAATTGCATCTCTTCGGGCCTGGGGTGGACAGGATAAAGCGCGGCCCGGTTGAGCGGGCGAAGGTTATCCAATTCAGATCTGGGCGCCGATGATCTCGACGAAGCGAGCGAAGAGACCTGCTTGAGATTTGATCTCGAGCTTGCGGTAGATGTTGCGGCGGTGAACCTTCACGGTTCCCGGGACGATGCGCATGGCCCGCGCGATCGATTCCGTCGAATGGCCCTGCAGCAACAGATCGACGACATGCTTTTCGCGCGGCGTCAGTGACAGGCTCTTCCAGATGTGCGCGCGGTCGAACTCATTGACCGGAGCCGCCGCCTCGCCGGGTTTCGCGTCGGCCGGTTCGTCGCTTGGAAGATTTGGCCAGCGCAGCCTGGCAAGACTGATCACCGCCGGCGCCATGTCGCGCAGCAGCCGGGTATCGGCGGTTCCGAATGGACCGGAAGCGTGCAACCGCATCAATGACAGCACCAGTGCGTCTTTTCCCGGCAGCGGAACGAAGAAGCCGACCTCCTCGGCCAACCTGGTTTGGCTGTAGTAGGAGCGATAATATTCGCTGGCATAAAAGCGGTCGGGCGCCAGTTCGCGCATGCGCCAGAACCCTTCCTTGCGCTCGACAGCCGCGTGATGGAACGGGTCGAGCAAATAGGGTCCTTCCTGATAGAGCGCGACGAAGACATGGCTTTCCGCCGGCGAGAATGTCTCGAACAGCAGCGGCGGCCGCGCGGCGCCGCGATAGCCGAAGATGACGCAGTGGTCGAAGCTGACATGCTGCCTGAGCCAGTCGACGACCGCCTTGCCGAAAAGGTCGCCGCTCGTCTCCTGCGTGGCAGCGACAAGCTTGGCCAGCTGGTTGTATTCGCCGCTGCGAGACAGGCTCAATGGCATACCCCTCCAAACGATAAAATAGATTAGATATACCACCCCTGAGGTATATACTAGCAGCCATTGGCTCTGGTAGCGTCCTGAAATCGCATCGTCCTGTTGCTGGAGCCAGTGCCGTGACCGCAGTGCCCGATATCGAGTTTCGCGGCGTCACCAAACGCTATGGCGCGGTGACCGCGGTCAGCGGGATCGACCTCACTGTCCCGCCCTCCGCCTTTGTGGCTCTGCTTGGGCCGTCGGGCTGCGGCAAGACCACTTGCCTGCGCATGATCGGCGGTTTCGAGCAGCCAAGCGAAGGGCAAGTGCTCATCCGTGGGCAAGACATGGCCGGCACGCCACCCTACCGGCGGCCTGTCAACATGGTGTTCCAGCAATATGCGCTGTTTCCGCATCTGGATGTGGAAGACAACGTTGCCTACGGGTTGCGCCAGGCACGGCCACGCCTGTCATCGCGCGAGATCGGCCTGAGGGCAGGCGAGGCTTTGGCCATGGTGCGGCTCGCCGGCTATGGCCGGCGCAAGATCCACGAGCTGTCGGGTGGCCAGCAGCAGCGCGTCGCCCTAGCGCGCGCGCTGGTCAACAAGCCGGCCGTGCTGTTGCTCGACGAGCCGCTGGCGGCGCTCGACAAGAAGCTGCGTACCGACATGCAGATCGAGCTGCAGAACCTGCAGCGCGAGATCGGCATCACCTTCGTCCTTGTCACCCACGACCAGGAGGAAGCCCTTTCGATGAGCGATTTCGTTTGCGTCATGAATGGTGGCCGCATCGTCCAGCTGGGGCAACCAAGCGAGATCTATGACGAGCCCGCCGACTTGTTCGTTGCGGATTTCGTCGGCAAGACCAACCTGCTGAGTGGCACGGTCGCCGGGCATTCGGGCGATCTCGTCGAGGTGTCGCTTGCTGACGGCACCGTCATTGCCGCGCGCAAGCGCTCGGCGTTGCGGCAAGGCGAGACCGTGTCGGTCAGCCTGCGTCCCGAGTCGCTCAATCTCGCTGCAGCGGACACCGGCCAGTTCAAGGGCATCGTCCGCAACCGGATCTTCCTAGGCTCGACGGCGGAATACGCGATCGAGGTCCAAGGTATCGGAACGCTGCTGGCCAAGGCCGACCACCTGATCGGTCATGGAACTCTCTTCAAGCCGGGTGAACCCGTCGCCATCGGCTTTGCCTCCGGAACGCCGCTGGCGTTTCCTGAGACCAAGAACAACGGGACCAACCAGAGGGTAGATAAACATGTCGAAATCATATCGTGATGGACTGCCGATAAGCCCTGAGAAATTCGTCGACCAATTGATGCGCCTCAAGCGCGGCTCGATCGGCCGCCGCGACTTTCTCGGCCTTACCGGGCTTGGAATTGCCACGGCGGTGATGGCGCGTGAACTCGGCATCATGCCGACGCCGGCCTTCGCTGCCGAAAGCCTTGGCGACCGCATGTCGATCGCCACCTGGCCGAATTACCATGACCCGCAGACCTTCGAGAACTTCAAGAAGGACACCGGTGTCGCCGTCGAGGTCAATGTCTTCGGCTCCAACGAAGAGATGCTGGCCAAGCTACAGGCCGGCGCGTCGGGCTGGAGCCTCTTCGTGCCGACCAACTACACGATCTCGACCTACAAGAAGCTCGGCATCATCGAACCGCTGGAGATGGCCAAGCTGCCGAATTTCGACGGTACGCAAGAAGACCCGCGCTTCACCTCGGAAGGCACGATCGACGGCGCGACCTATGCCGTGCCGAAGAACTGGGGCACCACCGGATTTGCCGTCAACACCAAGAAGCTGACCAAGCCGATGACGAGCTGGAAGGAGTTCTGGGACACGGCCATGGCGGAAGGTGATAGTCGCACCATGGTTCATGACTATCAGCTGACCACGATCGGCAACGCGCTCAAATATTATGGCTTCTCGTTCAACTCGCTGAAGCAGGACGAGCTCGCCAAGGCGGAAGAGTTGCTGCTCAAGGTCAAGCCGCATCTGTTCGCGGTTTCCAGCGACTATCAGCCGGGAATGCGCGCCGGCGATGCCTGGATGACGATGTGCTGGACCAATGACGGCGCGCAGCTGCATCGCGACATTCCCGACATCGCCTACGTGCTGGGCAAGGAGGGCGGCGAGATCTGGACCGATTTCTACGCCATCCCGAAGGATGCGCCGAACAAGCCGGCGGGCTACGCGCTGCTCAACTACCTGATGAACCCGCAGGTCGCGGTGAAAGAGCACCTGGCCAATGGCGCGCCGTCAACCGATGCGCGCGTCAACAAGCTTCTGCCCAAGGAGGTTCTGGACAATCCGATCCTATACCCGGCGGCCGACCTCTTGACGGCACTGGAATTCGGCGCGGCGGCGACGCTAACCGATCCGGGCCGCGCCGAGCTGATGGCCCGCTTCAAGTCGGCCTGAGCAAAGCCGACCTCAAGCGGACGCAAAACCAACCTGCCGGCGGGTCGTTCCCGCCGGCGCCGGGACACTTTCAATGCACGGCAACATCCTTCGCAAAAATCTGGTCACTGCCCTGCTGCTCGGTCCGGCGACCGTGTGGCTGGTGGTGTTCCTGGTGCTGCCGTTCATCGCCATCGCCGTGTTCAGCGTCGGCGAGCGGGCACCGGAGGGCGGCTACCAGGCCGCCTTTACGCTGGCGCAATACGCCAACCTTCC contains the following coding sequences:
- a CDS encoding LysR family transcriptional regulator produces the protein MKLDERHLIQLAAVVQGGGVTEGAALVGLSQPAVSRTLSMLEKRLGEPLFLKGRRPLQPTPLGRALADHGQIMLAASRKASDIVANFSQGRSGVVRVGGTPFFMDALISGMIADFQNAYPDVRVDQSYGYLPDLRAAINADRIDLAVCPIDILEEGSGMEFREILPGRNVVACRATHPLLLRRRLKTVDLLDYPWIAPPPGSPLLEDLRSLLLSLGATEIKIRYSGGSLTSAINYMKQTDALTVLPHSVVFAFRNDKSITALPVAIPHPERALGLLRLAETPRAPAVDAFAKHIRLGFDNLKHLIKRHEQAVVWGA
- a CDS encoding LuxR C-terminal-related transcriptional regulator encodes the protein MSMLQERRKSMVDTRPFKVLIGERNPLVIAGLCDLLERDKRFIPTESVRTGSAFLAAAETASFDVAILAWKLSDMDGGDVFIELQRRQANPRVVIFSSEHDVAILKQCIRLGVPGFCYQFDDPCILLDTVLAVAHGRICIPYIDVTKVNDTPLSALTTRERELLGVLADGWTNLQIAARTGISENTVKYHLKNLYEKLDVRNRAMAVALYANEKRRRPSLS
- a CDS encoding aminotransferase class V-fold PLP-dependent enzyme; amino-acid sequence: MAGFTHLFIPGPTNIPEQVRQAMNLPMEDMRAGSFPQFTLPLFEDIKKVFMNETGRVFIFPSSGTGAWESAMTNVLSPGDRVLMSRFGQFSHLWVDMAERLGLDVDAIDCEWGTGVPLDLYAEKLQADKAHRIKAIFCTQNETATGVTSDVAGCRAALDAANHPALLFVDGVSSIGSIDFRQEEWGVDCAVSGSQKGFMLPAGLGFLSVSKKALAAAKTATGRRCFFSFEDMIKTNDTGYFPYTPATQLLRGLRASLDLIAEEGLEAIFARHHHLAEGVRKAVGAWGLKLCAKEAKWHSDTVSAILVPEGIDSGDVVKRAYQKYQTSLGGGLNKVAGKVFRIGHLGWLNEVMVLGSLSAAEMTLLDCGVKLAPGSGVGAAIEHFRGPQQPAIAKAA
- a CDS encoding CoA ester lyase, which translates into the protein MSHTINHLRKLRLQRSELAVPGSSPEMIDKAANSAADFVFLDIEDAVAPPDKERARKNIIQALNDIDWRAKGKTVSVRINGLDTHYMYRDVVDVMEQAGDRLDTILVPKVGVPADLYMVEAMVSQIETAKGFKTRVGLEALIETALGMANVEAIAAFPGRLEAMHFGVADYAASCKARTVSIGGLNPDYPGDQWHAALSRMTVACRAYGLRAIDGPFGDFSDPEGFSAAARRAAALGIEGKWAIHPSQIALANEVFSPPEKEVARARRIIEMLKEAEEQGKGAAALDGKMIDAASERMARNVLVVHDAIAQAASGR
- a CDS encoding malate--CoA ligase subunit beta; this encodes MDIHEYQAKELLSRYAVHVPRGRLAYSPEQAAYRASEIGGEKWVVKAQIHSGARGKAGGIKLCASDDEISAAAEAMLGRKLVTHQTGPRGKLVSRLYVEEAVDIVQEIYLAFVLDRKSERVMIVASGSGGMEIEEIAENEPDSIIRATVDPGAGMQDFQAREIAFGLGLENSMIGKATETLLGCYRVFRDYDASMLEINPLVVTRDGNLVALDAKMSFDENALFRRPEISELRDKSQEDPRETFASDRGLSYVGLDGNIGCIINGAGLAMATMDMIKIAGGEPANFLDIGGGASPERVAKSFRAVLGDKKVEAILVNIFAGINRCDWVAEGVIKAIREVGVPVPLVVRLAGTNVEEGKRILAESGEAIIVADTLAEAAEKTVAAWRAAAVKKAS